A window of Mucilaginibacter sp. PAMC 26640 contains these coding sequences:
- a CDS encoding DNA alkylation repair protein, whose product MNVTEIMAELESKGSESIKKILLKHGVKEPFFGVKVEYLKPIQNKIKKDYQLAKNLFATGNADAMYLAGLIAYDAAMTQADLQSWAEAAVSNNISEYTVPWVAAGSRYGFGMALQWIESPVEHIAATGWATLSNTVALKTDAELDMEKLHNLLSRVEQQIHSSANRVVYTMNGFVIALGSYVDELAAEAIAAATRIGTVTVDVSDTACKIPVALENINKVRSKRGGTAPKKKNLKC is encoded by the coding sequence ATGAACGTTACCGAGATTATGGCCGAACTGGAATCAAAGGGTAGCGAAAGCATCAAAAAAATCCTGCTGAAGCACGGGGTTAAAGAACCGTTCTTCGGCGTTAAGGTGGAGTATCTCAAACCGATTCAAAACAAGATCAAAAAAGATTACCAGCTAGCAAAAAACCTTTTTGCTACAGGCAATGCCGACGCTATGTACCTGGCCGGCTTAATTGCTTATGATGCTGCCATGACGCAAGCTGACCTGCAAAGCTGGGCTGAAGCAGCGGTGTCTAACAACATTAGTGAATATACTGTACCATGGGTTGCTGCCGGCAGCAGGTATGGTTTCGGGATGGCGCTGCAATGGATAGAAAGCCCTGTTGAACACATTGCAGCCACCGGATGGGCTACGCTGAGTAATACTGTTGCTTTGAAAACCGACGCAGAGTTGGACATGGAGAAGTTGCACAATTTGCTATCCCGGGTGGAGCAACAGATCCACTCCTCGGCAAACCGGGTGGTGTATACTATGAACGGATTTGTTATTGCATTGGGCTCCTATGTTGACGAATTAGCAGCGGAAGCCATTGCTGCAGCCACGCGCATAGGCACAGTTACTGTGGATGTGAGTGATACGGCCTGTAAAATACCAGTTGCGCTGGAAAACATTAACAAAGTAAGGTCGAAAAGAGGCGGTACGGCACCTAAGAAAAAGAACCTTAAATGTTAA
- a CDS encoding chorismate synthase: MAGNSFGQIFRITTFGESHGEAIGVIVDGCPAGLTVDLDYIQGELDKRKPGQSKITTQRKEADTVKILSGTFEGKTTGTPIAMIIPNEDQRSKDYGHNVDVFRPSHADYTYQSKYGIRDHRGGGRSSARETAARVAAGALAKLLLKTQGIEVLAHVSSVGRIDAPNVFIEDAQEFLAIREQNIVRCADPATAVEMIEFIDGIRKQGDTVGGKVSCYIQNCPVGLGDPVFDKLHADLGKAMLSINAVHGFEFGSGFSGSEMLGSEHNDIFLKDAAGNVTTRTNFSGGIQGGISNGMPIEFKVAFKPVATIMHNQQTIDSEGNAAEITGKGRHDPCVVPRAVPIVEAMAALVLADHWLRNRNSKL; the protein is encoded by the coding sequence ATGGCAGGTAACTCATTCGGGCAAATATTCAGGATAACAACTTTTGGTGAATCGCATGGCGAGGCTATCGGCGTGATCGTTGATGGTTGCCCGGCAGGCTTAACGGTTGATCTGGATTATATCCAGGGCGAACTGGATAAGCGCAAACCAGGGCAAAGTAAGATCACCACACAGCGTAAAGAAGCTGATACCGTAAAAATTCTTTCAGGCACTTTTGAAGGAAAAACTACAGGTACACCGATAGCAATGATTATCCCGAATGAGGATCAGCGTTCAAAAGATTACGGCCATAATGTGGATGTGTTCCGCCCGTCGCATGCAGATTACACTTATCAATCAAAATACGGCATCCGCGATCACCGTGGCGGCGGCCGTTCGTCTGCCCGCGAAACCGCGGCGCGTGTTGCCGCTGGTGCATTAGCCAAATTATTATTGAAAACGCAGGGCATCGAAGTACTGGCCCATGTAAGCAGCGTTGGCAGAATAGATGCGCCCAATGTATTTATTGAAGACGCGCAGGAGTTTTTAGCTATCCGCGAGCAAAACATTGTACGCTGTGCCGACCCGGCTACCGCCGTAGAGATGATAGAATTTATAGATGGCATTCGCAAACAGGGCGATACGGTGGGCGGTAAAGTAAGCTGCTATATACAAAATTGCCCGGTTGGCCTAGGCGACCCGGTTTTTGACAAACTACATGCCGACCTGGGTAAAGCTATGCTTAGCATTAATGCTGTACATGGATTTGAATTCGGTTCGGGCTTTAGCGGCAGTGAAATGCTGGGATCAGAACACAACGATATCTTTTTAAAAGATGCAGCTGGTAATGTAACCACCCGCACCAATTTTTCGGGAGGTATTCAGGGTGGGATCAGTAATGGCATGCCAATCGAGTTTAAAGTAGCCTTTAAACCAGTTGCTACGATCATGCACAACCAGCAAACGATAGACAGCGAGGGCAATGCTGCCGAGATCACCGGGAAGGGACGGCATGACCCTTGTGTAGTGCCACGTGCGGTGCCCATTGTAGAAGCTATGGCAGCACTGGTTTTAGCAGATCATTGGCTGCGGAACAGAAATTCGAAATTGTAA
- a CDS encoding metal-dependent hydrolase, which produces MSKQPEVWMRGPLPGMAPLVQPVAFALLQVREELDVLMDGFPDDQLFETVAGMASVAFHLQHLTGVLDRLFTYARNERLSETQLEYLAAEGKMNTKIYTASQLVEKFNLQVDEALAELKQVEEVTLTDFRGVGRAGLPSTKMGLYVHAAEHTTRHFGQLLVTVKVLQSTGL; this is translated from the coding sequence ATGAGTAAACAACCCGAAGTGTGGATGCGCGGCCCCTTGCCGGGGATGGCTCCATTAGTGCAACCCGTTGCGTTCGCATTGCTGCAGGTACGAGAAGAACTTGATGTATTGATGGATGGTTTTCCGGATGATCAGCTTTTTGAAACGGTTGCGGGAATGGCATCGGTTGCATTTCATTTGCAGCATCTGACGGGTGTGCTGGACCGGCTTTTTACCTACGCCAGAAATGAAAGATTATCTGAGACCCAGCTTGAATATCTTGCAGCCGAAGGCAAAATGAATACAAAAATATACACTGCTTCGCAATTAGTCGAAAAATTTAATTTGCAGGTAGATGAAGCACTTGCTGAACTTAAGCAGGTAGAGGAGGTTACGCTTACAGATTTCAGAGGCGTTGGCAGGGCAGGGTTACCATCTACCAAAATGGGCCTTTATGTACATGCTGCGGAACATACAACCCGGCACTTTGGACAGTTGCTGGTAACTGTAAAAGTTTTACAAAGCACCGGCCTTTAA
- a CDS encoding 3-phosphoshikimate 1-carboxyvinyltransferase encodes MKHNIILSKTGKSADGTIQLTGSKSECNRALVIEALSDGKVKVENISDAADTVTLAGILRTSEVRKSESPKVVIGEDEEHEIEVINQIPQTVNIGPAGTAMRFLTAYYAIGKEEVILTGSERMKQRPIGILVDALSELGAHIEFEEKAGYPPIKLKGSFEQQTRKISIKGNISSQYITALLLIAAKLPFGLELHIEGELTSQPYVEMTLAMLKQANIQHSWQGNVISILNQEFATTSLHIEPDWSAASYWYAIAALSDEAELFLPGLTSYSLQGDSVITEIMANFGITSQFKDGGVLLTKEPKPVVRKIFDMKECPDLAQTVIVVCAALGHEASFTGLETLKIKETDRILALQTELDKIGVKLAEKGQVYKLDCSQKQLPQRMFVNTYDDHRMAMAFAPLAILIPELEIEDADVVEKSYPAFWKDLAKVGFASHPAF; translated from the coding sequence ATGAAACATAACATCATACTTTCCAAAACAGGCAAATCAGCCGATGGCACCATACAGCTTACCGGGTCAAAAAGTGAGTGTAACCGTGCGTTGGTAATCGAAGCGCTTAGCGATGGTAAAGTAAAAGTTGAGAACATTTCAGATGCGGCGGATACGGTTACTCTTGCGGGAATTTTGAGGACGTCGGAAGTCCGGAAGTCCGAAAGTCCGAAAGTGGTTATTGGTGAGGATGAGGAGCATGAAATCGAGGTAATTAACCAGATACCACAAACCGTCAACATCGGTCCAGCTGGTACGGCGATGCGGTTTTTAACAGCATATTACGCCATTGGTAAAGAAGAAGTAATATTAACAGGCAGCGAGAGGATGAAGCAAAGGCCAATTGGAATATTGGTTGATGCGCTGAGCGAGTTGGGTGCCCATATTGAATTTGAAGAAAAGGCCGGATATCCTCCTATCAAACTAAAAGGCAGTTTTGAGCAGCAAACTCGTAAGATCAGTATAAAGGGTAATATCAGCAGTCAGTATATCACTGCGCTACTACTCATTGCTGCCAAACTGCCTTTCGGTTTGGAATTACATATAGAGGGCGAATTAACTTCGCAACCGTATGTAGAAATGACTTTAGCGATGTTGAAGCAGGCAAATATACAGCACAGCTGGCAGGGCAATGTTATTTCGATTTTAAATCAGGAGTTTGCAACTACATCGTTACACATCGAACCCGACTGGAGCGCAGCATCCTACTGGTACGCCATAGCGGCCCTAAGTGATGAGGCCGAGTTATTTCTGCCGGGCTTAACTTCCTACAGCCTGCAAGGCGACAGCGTAATTACCGAGATCATGGCTAACTTTGGTATCACATCGCAATTTAAAGATGGTGGTGTGCTTTTAACCAAGGAACCAAAGCCGGTTGTTCGGAAAATCTTCGACATGAAAGAATGCCCGGATCTGGCGCAAACAGTTATCGTAGTATGTGCAGCTTTGGGCCACGAAGCCAGCTTTACCGGGCTGGAAACTTTGAAGATCAAAGAAACCGACCGTATCCTTGCCCTGCAGACAGAGCTGGACAAGATCGGGGTGAAACTGGCAGAAAAAGGCCAGGTGTACAAACTGGACTGCAGCCAAAAACAATTGCCGCAGCGCATGTTTGTAAATACCTACGATGATCACCGTATGGCGATGGCCTTTGCGCCGCTGGCTATCCTGATCCCCGAACTGGAAATAGAAGATGCCGATGTGGTAGAAAAATCATACCCGGCATTTTGGAAGGATTTGGCAAAGGTGGGCTTTGCGAGCCACCCGGCCTTTTGA